A single region of the Raphanus sativus cultivar WK10039 chromosome 1, ASM80110v3, whole genome shotgun sequence genome encodes:
- the LOC108859106 gene encoding rhamnogalacturonate lyase B-like: MYMLSSHVYQLMTTIGYRRHLLRQGGWVVALIMFLSLFETAISQNQSSDPEATQVLQLHYQDGHVVVDNGIFQLILSNPEGFVTGVRYNGIENVLDYTGNEHDRGYWDLVWNFPGKKIKKSKGTLDRIEATKMEVITQNDDKIELSFSRTWNASLTTALPVNIDKRFVMLPNSSGFYSYAIFERLKGWPAVELDNIRLVFKLNQDKFHYMAISDERQRYMPLPEDRIPPRGKSLDYPEAVQLLDPIEPELKGEVDDKYEYSMESKDIKVHGWISTNDSVGFWQITPSNEFRSAGPLKQFLGSHVGPTNLAVFHSTHYVGAELIMSFEEGEAWKKVFGPVFIYLNSFPKGVDPLLLWNQAKNQTKIEEEKWPYKFTASTDFPSSDQRGSVTGRLLVRDRYISSEDIPANGSYVGLAAPGDVGSWQREYKSYQFWSKADEKGYFSINNVRTGRYNLYAFVPGFIGDYHNATVFDISPGTNISLGDLVYEPPRDGVTLWEIGVPDRTAAEFYIPDPNPTFTNKLYLNRSDKYRQYGLWERYAELYPDKDMVYNVDVDDYSKNWFYMQVTRKQPNGGYNGTTWEIKFKLDDKMKNFTGNFKLRIALATSNVAEMQVRVNDVSVKNPPLFTTGEIGKDNTIARHGIHGLYWLYSVDVPGASLRHGNNSIYLTQPLAKSPFQGLMYDYIRLEFPDSISHLT; the protein is encoded by the exons ATGTATATGTTGTCTTCACATGTTTACCAGCTCATGACCACCATAG GTTACCGGAGACACTTATTGAGACAGGGAGGATGGGTCGTTGCTttgatcatgttcttgtctttGTTTGAAACTGCAATCTCCCAAAACCAAAGTTCTGATCCAGAAGCAACACAAGTCTTGCAGTTACATTACCAAGATGGACAT GTGGTGGTGGACAATGGaatttttcaattaattttgtCAAATCCTGAGGGATTTGTAACCGGAGTCCGGTACAATGGTATAGAAAATGTTCTTGACTACACCGGCAATGAACATGATAGAGG TTACTGGGACTTAGTGTGGAATTTTCCAGGGAAAAAAATTAAGAAGTCCAAAGGCACATTAGACCG GATTGAAGCAACAAAGATGGAAGTGATAACGCAGAACGATGATAAGATAGAGCTATCGTTTTCAAGGACTTGGAATGCTTCTTTAACGACGGCTCTTCCTGTGAATATAGACAAGAG GTTTGTAATGCTGCCGAACTCGTCGGGGTTCTACAGTTACGCCATCTTCGAGAGGCTAAAAGGGTGGCCTGCTGTTGAGCTCGATAATATTCGATTAGTATTTAAGCTAAACCAGGACAA GTTTCATTACATGGCGATTTCAGATGAGAGGCAAAGGTACATGCCTCTACCAGAAGATCGGATTCCTCCTCGAGGTAAATCTCTTGATTATCCAGAGGCTGTTCAGCTTCTTGACCCTATCGAGCCCGAGCTTAAAGGAGAG GTGGATGATAAGTATGAATACTCAATGGAGAGTAAAGACATAAAAGTTCATGGATGGATAAGCACGAATGACTCTGTTGGTTTCTGGCAAATCACTCCCAGCAACGAGTTTCGTTCTGCTGGTCCTCTCAAGCAGTTTCTAGGCTCCCATGTCGGTCCAACCAACCTCGCG GTATTCCACAGCACTCACTATGTTGGAGCAGAACTAATCATGAGCTTTGAAGAAGGTGAAGCATGGAAGAAAGTGTTTGGACCTGTCTTTATTTATCTTAACTCTTTCCCTAAAGGAGTTGATCCTCTCTTGCTTTGGAATCAAGCCAAGAACCAG ACAAAGATTGAAGAAGAGAAATGGCCTTATAAATTCACAGCGTCAACTGACTTCCCTTCATCTGACCAAAGAGGATCTGTTACCGGCAGATTACTTGTTCGAGACCG ATACATAAGCAGTGAGGATATACCTGCGAATGGTTCCTACGTTGGTTTAGCTGCACCAGGAGATGTTGGTTCATGGCAAAGAGAATACAAA AGCTATCAGTTCTGGTCAAAGGCCGACGAGAAAGGATACTTTTCTATCAACAATGTGAGAACCGGTCGTTACAATCTCTATGCATTTGTTCCTGGATTCATCGGTGATTACCACAACGCAACCGTTTTCGACATCTCTCCAG GTACGAATATTAGCCTAGGCGACTTGGTGTATGAGCCTCCAAGAGACGGTGTAACTCTATGGGAGATCGGTGTACCAGACCGAACCGCTGCAGAGTTCTACATTCCTGATCCTAACCCGACGTTTACAAACAAACTATACCTTAACCGTTCTGATAAGTACAGACAATATGGATTATGGGAACGGTATGCAGAACTGTACCCTGATAAAGATATGGTTTACAATGTCGATGTTGATGACTACTCTAAAAACTGGTTCTACATGCAAGTTACAAG GAAGCAACCAAATGGAGGATACAACGGTACTACATGGGAAATCAAATTTAAACTCGACGATAAAATGAAAAACTTCACTGGAAATTTCAAACTAAGAATCGCTCTAGCCACATCAAACGTAGCAGAAATGCAG GTTCGTGTGAACGATGTTTCTGTGAAGAATCCACCATTGTTTACGACGGGGGAAATAGGAAAAGATAATACGATCGCAAGACATGGTATACATGGACTCTATTGGCTATACAGTGTGGATGTGCCTGGTGCTTCTCTTCGCCATGGAAATAACTCCATATATCTAACCCAACCGCTTGCCAAAAGCCCTTTTCAAGGACTCATGTACGACTATATTCGTCTCGAGTTTCCTGATTCCATCAGTCACCTCACTTAG
- the LOC108859195 gene encoding probable purine permease 16, translated as MEEFQIPEPGRHNNMSDIRSLEHNQRKWWISVFSFGFLILAGDSLVMLLLNFYYDQDERSQNDQDQQYRGTWTQALLQNAAFPILIPLFFLFPSPKPNPDTVSDQTNNRVILLYVSLGVIVSVYSKLYALARLYVGWGILVPAQLILTSLFSAFINRLKFNRWIIISILFTLAADFFCSPAFSGAPTEDESYTYGIKAWLILILPTLAFSLSLSLTQLGFEKVLAKTKRYGGNNKKVVFRMVLEMQICVSFVATLICLAGLFASGEFKELKGDSERFKKGRAYYVLSLVGLALSWQVWAVGLLGLVLLVSGLFADVVHMCASPVVALLVVLAFDFEDDEFGWQRRGALVGAVLALACYFYYLHKTKKKEMAELNKRENDNNSEEEA; from the coding sequence atGGAGGAGTTTCAAATTCCAGAACCTGGACGTCACAACAACATGAGCGACATTCGATCCCTTGAGCACAATCAACGCAAATGGTGGATCTCTGTTTTCTCCTTCGGCTTCTTGATCTTAGCCGGAGACTCCCTCGTCATGCTTCTCTTGAACTTCTACTACGACCAAGACGAGCGTTCACAGAATGACCAAGACCAACAGTACAGAGGAACATGGACGCAAGCTCTGCTTCAGAACGCTGCCTTCCCCATCCTGATCCcactcttcttcctcttcccttcaccaaaaccaaaccCGGATACAGTCTCGGATCAAACCAACAATCGTGTTATCTTGCTATACGTTTCTCTTGGTGTTATTGTCTCTGTTTACAGCAAGCTATACGCGCTGGCCAGATTATACGTAGGTTGGGGTATCTTGGTACCAGCTCAGCTGATACTAACCTCCCTCTTCTCAGCTTTCATAAACCGTCTCAAGTTCAACAGATGGATCATCATATCGATACTCTTCACTCTTGCGGCAGACTTCTTTTGCTCCCCTGCGTTTTCCGGAGCTCCTACCGAAGATGAATCTTATACTTACGGCATCAAGGCTTGGCTGATACTCATACTCCCTACTCTCGCCTTCTCCTTGTCTCTCTCCCTAACGCAGCTCGGGTTCGAGAAAGTCTTGGCCAAGACAAAACGGTATGGTGGTAACAACAAGAAGGTGGTGTTCCGGATGGTGCTGGAGATGCAAATCTGTGTTTCCTTCGTCGCCACGCTCATTTGTCTAGCGGGTCTGTTTGCTAGCGGTGAGTTCAAGGAGTTAAAAGGAGATAGCGAGAGGTTTAAGAAAGGGAGAGCTTACTACGTTCTGAGTTTGGTCGGTCTAGCTCTCTCCTGGCAGGTTTGGGCGGTGGGGCTGTTAGGTCTGGTGCTCTTGGTGTCCGGTTTGTTCGCCGATGTTGTTCATATGTGTGCTTCACCGGTTGTGGCTCTGCTCGTTGTGCTGGCTTTTGATTTCGAGGATGATGAGTTTGGTTGGCAGAGAAGAGGTGCTTTGGTAGGAGCAGTCTTGGCTTTAGCTTGTTACTTCTATTACCTgcacaaaacaaagaagaaggagatggcaGAACTGAACAAAAGAGAGAACGACAACAACAGCGAAGAAGAGGCTTAA
- the LOC108859135 gene encoding uncharacterized protein LOC108859135 isoform X1, translating to MATKTVWIVLCCLFVIAQADQGGFDVRHHLSTVTRYSVSKDVTQNLIEGSNVPSECTPIHLNLVARHGTRSPTKKRLRELENLAGRLKELLRDAEARNLPSDKIPGWLGRWVSPWQGKVKGGELISQGEDELYQLGIRVRERFPTLFEEDYHPDVYTIRATQIPRASASAVAFGMGLFSEKGGLGPGRNRAFAVTSENRASDTKLRFFECCQNYKSYRKAKEPAVDKLKEPVLNKITASVAKRHDLSFTKQDISSLWFLCKQEASLLNVTNQSCELFTPSEVALLEWADDLEVFILKGYGNSLNYKMGVPLLEDVLHSMEEAIKAREENLPQGSYEKARLRFAHAETIVPFSCLLGLFLDASEFEKIQKEKPLELPPQPPKTRDFKGSTMAPFGANNMLVLYSCPAASSPKYFVQVLHNELPIAVPGCDGKDFCPLEDFKAKVVTPHLKHAFHNLCNANLDDPKHKHPSSKLSFWSWLLGSSQKTEL from the exons atggcgacGAAGACTGTTTGGATCGTACTGTGTTGTTTATTCGTTATTGCACAGGCAGATCAAGGTGGTTTCGATGTTCGTCATCACTTATCCACCGTCACCAG ATACTCTGTTTCGAAAGATGTTACACAAAATTTAATTGAAGGGTCAAATGTCCCCAGCGAGTGTACACCTATCCACCTTAACCTTGTG GCTAGGCATGGGACTCGTTCTCCGACCAAGAAAAGGTTGCGGGAACTGGAGAATTTAGCTGGCAGGTTAAAGGAACTGTTAAGAGACGCTGAAGCTAGGAACTTGCCTTCAGACAAGATTCCTGGTTGGTTAGGAAGATGGGTATCTCCTTGGCAAGGGAAAGTGAAAGGCGGAGAGCTGATCAGTCAAGGCGAGGATGAATTGTACCAGCTTGGAATCAGGGTTAGGGAACGGTTTCCTACTTTGTTCGAAGAGGATTATCACCCTGACGTCTATACCATTAGAGCTACACAG ATTCCTCGGGCATCTGCAAGTGCTGTGGCATTTGGAATGGGTTTATTCAGCGAGAAAGGAGGTCTGGGACCAGGTCGTAACAGAGCATTCGCTGTCACTAGTGAGAATCGTGCTAGTGATACCAAGCTGAGGTTTTTTGAGTGTTGTCAAAACTACAAG AGTTATAGAAAAGCTAAAGAGCCTGCTGTGGATAAGCTCAAGGAACCTGTTCTGAATAAGATTACAGCTTCCGTTGCAAAGAGGCATGATTTAAGTTTCACGAAACAGGACATTTCCTCTCTCTGGTTTCTGTGCAAGCAG gAAGCATCATTGCTTAATGTAACTAATCAAAGCTGTGAACTTTTCACGCCATCTGAG GTTGCTTTGTTGGAATGGGCAGATGACTTGGAAGTGTTTATTCTCAAAGGTTATGGAAACTCCTTGAACTACAAAATGGGAGTTCCATTGCTCGAAGATGTTTTGCATTCGATGGAAGAAGCTATCAAGGCCCGTGAAG AAAATCTTCCACAAGGAAGTTACGAGAAAGCAAGACTTAGGTTCGCACATGCCGAAACAATAGTTCCCTTCTCTTGTCTTCTTGGGCTTTTCCTTGATGCATCTG AGTTTGAGAAAATACAGAAGGAGAAACCATTGGAACTCCCTCCCCAGCCTCCTAAAACCAGGGACTTTAAAGGCAGCACCATGGCTCCTTTTGGTGCGAACAACATGCTTGTCCTCTACAGTTGTCCTGCAGCTTCCTCGCCAAAGTACTTCGTCCAGGTTCTGCACAACGAGCTTCCTATTGCAGTTCCA GGTTGTGATGGAAAAGATTTCTGTCCTCTTGAAGATTTCAAG GCGAAAGTGGTGACCCCTCATCTCAAGCATGCTTTTCACAACCTCTGCAATGCTAATCTAGATGACCCTAAACATAAGCATCCATCAAGTAAGTTATCTTTCTGGAGCTGGTTGCTTGGGTCGAGCCAAAAAACCGAGCTCTAA
- the LOC108859135 gene encoding uncharacterized protein LOC108859135 isoform X2 has translation MATKTVWIVLCCLFVIAQADQGGFDVRHHLSTVTRYSVSKDVTQNLIEGSNVPSECTPIHLNLVARHGTRSPTKKRLRELENLAGRLKELLRDAEARNLPSDKIPGWLGRWVSPWQGKVKGGELISQGEDELYQLGIRVRERFPTLFEEDYHPDVYTIRATQIPRASASAVAFGMGLFSEKGGLGPGRNRAFAVTSENRASDTKLRFFECCQNYKSYRKAKEPAVDKLKEPVLNKITASVAKRHDLSFTKQDISSLWFLCKQEASLLNVTNQSCELFTPSEVALLEWADDLEVFILKGYGNSLNYKMGVPLLEDVLHSMEEAIKAREENLPQGSYEKARLRFAHAETIVPFSCLLGLFLDASEFEKIQKEKPLELPPQPPKTRDFKGSTMAPFGANNMLVLYSCPAASSPKYFVQVLHNELPIAVPGCDGKDFCPLEDFKAKVVTPHLKHAFHNLCNANLDDPKHKHPSI, from the exons atggcgacGAAGACTGTTTGGATCGTACTGTGTTGTTTATTCGTTATTGCACAGGCAGATCAAGGTGGTTTCGATGTTCGTCATCACTTATCCACCGTCACCAG ATACTCTGTTTCGAAAGATGTTACACAAAATTTAATTGAAGGGTCAAATGTCCCCAGCGAGTGTACACCTATCCACCTTAACCTTGTG GCTAGGCATGGGACTCGTTCTCCGACCAAGAAAAGGTTGCGGGAACTGGAGAATTTAGCTGGCAGGTTAAAGGAACTGTTAAGAGACGCTGAAGCTAGGAACTTGCCTTCAGACAAGATTCCTGGTTGGTTAGGAAGATGGGTATCTCCTTGGCAAGGGAAAGTGAAAGGCGGAGAGCTGATCAGTCAAGGCGAGGATGAATTGTACCAGCTTGGAATCAGGGTTAGGGAACGGTTTCCTACTTTGTTCGAAGAGGATTATCACCCTGACGTCTATACCATTAGAGCTACACAG ATTCCTCGGGCATCTGCAAGTGCTGTGGCATTTGGAATGGGTTTATTCAGCGAGAAAGGAGGTCTGGGACCAGGTCGTAACAGAGCATTCGCTGTCACTAGTGAGAATCGTGCTAGTGATACCAAGCTGAGGTTTTTTGAGTGTTGTCAAAACTACAAG AGTTATAGAAAAGCTAAAGAGCCTGCTGTGGATAAGCTCAAGGAACCTGTTCTGAATAAGATTACAGCTTCCGTTGCAAAGAGGCATGATTTAAGTTTCACGAAACAGGACATTTCCTCTCTCTGGTTTCTGTGCAAGCAG gAAGCATCATTGCTTAATGTAACTAATCAAAGCTGTGAACTTTTCACGCCATCTGAG GTTGCTTTGTTGGAATGGGCAGATGACTTGGAAGTGTTTATTCTCAAAGGTTATGGAAACTCCTTGAACTACAAAATGGGAGTTCCATTGCTCGAAGATGTTTTGCATTCGATGGAAGAAGCTATCAAGGCCCGTGAAG AAAATCTTCCACAAGGAAGTTACGAGAAAGCAAGACTTAGGTTCGCACATGCCGAAACAATAGTTCCCTTCTCTTGTCTTCTTGGGCTTTTCCTTGATGCATCTG AGTTTGAGAAAATACAGAAGGAGAAACCATTGGAACTCCCTCCCCAGCCTCCTAAAACCAGGGACTTTAAAGGCAGCACCATGGCTCCTTTTGGTGCGAACAACATGCTTGTCCTCTACAGTTGTCCTGCAGCTTCCTCGCCAAAGTACTTCGTCCAGGTTCTGCACAACGAGCTTCCTATTGCAGTTCCA GGTTGTGATGGAAAAGATTTCTGTCCTCTTGAAGATTTCAAG GCGAAAGTGGTGACCCCTCATCTCAAGCATGCTTTTCACAACCTCTGCAATGCTAATCTAGATGACCCTAAACATAAGCATCCATCAA TTTAA
- the LOC108859153 gene encoding low-temperature-induced cysteine proteinase yields the protein MSPSSSSSYFLSLTFFFLLLVISPSFSSPSSDDISELFDAWCQRHGKTYASEAERQRRIQIFKDNHDFVTRHNDIANATYSLSLGNAFADLTHHEFKASRLGLSASAAPLLMMMDKGQSVEKFGGKVPDSVDWRKKGAVTNVKDQGSCGACWSFSATGAMEGINQIVTGDLISLSEQELIDCDKSYNDGCNGGLMDYAFEFVIKNHGIDTEKDYPYQERDGTCKKDKLKTRVVTIDSYAGVKSNDEKALLEAVAAQPVSVGICGSERAFQLYSKGIFSGPCSTSLDHAVLIVGYGSQNGVDYWIVKNSWGKSWGMDGFMHMQRNTGSSEGVCGINMLASYPVKTHPNPPPPSPPGPTKCNLFTYCSANETCCCARNLFGLCLSWKCCELESAVCCKDGRHCCPRDYPVCDTTRSLCLKKTGNVTEIKPFWKKNASNKLGRFEEWVM from the exons GTCACCATCTTCCGATGACATCTCCGAGCTGTTCGACGCTTGGTGCCAGAGACACGGCAAAACGTACGCTTCGGAAGCAGAGAGGCAACGCAGAATCCAAATCTTTAAAGACAATCACGACTTCGTCACACGCCACAACGACATCGCTAACGCTacttactctctctcactcggCAACGCCTTCGCGGATCTGACTCACCACGAGTTCAAGGCCTCTCGTCTTGGACTCTCTGCTTCAGCAGCTCCGTTGCTGATGATGATGGATAAGGGACAGAGCGTTGAGAAATTTGGTGGGAAGGTTCCAGATTCTGTTGATTGGAGGAAGAAAGGAGCTGTTACTAATGTCAAAGATCAAGGAAGCTGCG GAGCGTGTTGGTCTTTCTCGGCGACTGGAGCTATGGAAGGAATCAATCAGATTGTAACAGGAGATCTCATCAGCCTCTCTGAGCAAGAACTCATCGATTGTGACAAGTCCTACAACGATGGCTGCAATGGTGGTCTCATGGACTATGCATTTGAATTTGTCATTAAAAACCATGGAATCGACACTGAGAAAGATTATCCTTATCAAGAACGTGATGGTACCTGCAAGAAAGATAAG TTGAAAACACGGGTTGTGACAATTGATAGCTATGCTGGTGTGAAATCAAATGACGAGAAAGCGTTATTGGAAGCTGTAGCGGCTCAGCCTGTTAGTGTTGGTATCTGTGGCAGCGAGAGAGCGTTTCAGCTATACTCTAAG GGAATATTCTCTGGCCCGTGTTCAACATCATTAGACCACGCAGTGCTCATCGTAGGATACGGTTCACAGAACGGTGTTGATTACTGGATCGTGAAGAACTCGTGGGGAAAGAGTTGGGGAATGGATGGGTTTATGCACATGCAGCGTAACACGGGAAGTTCAGAAGGAGTGTGTGGAATCAACATGCTCGCTTCGTATCCCGTCAAGACGCATCCAAACCCTCCTCCACCGTCACCTCCTGGCCCCACGAAATGCAACCTTTTCACCTATTGCTCAGCTAACGAGACCTGTTGCTGTGCGAGAAACTTGTTCGGTTTGTGTCTCTCGTGGAAATGCTGCGAGTTAGAGTCTGCTGTGTGTTGCAAAGACGGTCGTCATTGTTGTCCTCGTGATTACCCTGTCTGTGACACAACCAGAAGCCTTTGCCTTAAG AAAACTGGTAATGTCACAGAGATCAAGCCCTTCTGGAAGAAGAATGCGTCGAATAAACTTGGTAGATTCGAGGAATGGGTTATGTAA
- the LOC130509856 gene encoding pentatricopeptide repeat-containing protein At1g09900 yields MDLMVSTSSVQEGLYLIKQQSHREYSSKLDVLGRTSRNVNSRVSLGSRKRNRLVLTFAAASGLNGRAQKFETLPSSGVSNNGNGHYSSANSSLALEDVESNNHLRQLVRTGELEEGFKFLENMVYHGNVPDIIPCTTLIRGFCRMGKTKRAAKVLEILEGSGAVPDVITYNVMISGYCKAGEINSALSLLDRMSVSPDVVTYNTILRSLCDGGKLKQAMEVLDRQLKRDCYPDVITYTILIEATCKESGVEEAMKLLDEMRDKGCAPDVVTYNVLVNGICKEGRLDEAIKFLNDMPSYYGCQPNVITHNIILRSMCSTGRWMDAEKLLADMLRKGFSPSVVTFNILINFLCRKGLLGRAIDVLEKMPKHGCQPNSLSYNPLLHGFCKEKKMERAVEYLERMVSRGCYPDIVTYNTMLTALCKDGKVEDAVEILNQLSSKGCSPVLITYNTVIDGLAKAGKTGKAIKLLDEMRAKDLKPDTITYSSLVGGLSREGKVDEAIKFFHEFERMGVRPNAVTFNSVMLGLCKTRQTDRAIDFLVYMINRGVKPTETSYTILIEGIAYEGMAKEALELLNELCNKGLMKRSSAEQVAGKCSSK; encoded by the coding sequence ATGGATTTGATGGTGTCCACAAGCAGTGTACAAGAAGGTCTTTACTTGATTAAACAACAATCTCATCGCGAGTACAGTAGTAAGCTTGATGTCCTAGGCCGCACCTCTCGTAACGTCAACTCTAGAGTCTCTCTCGGGTCACGAAAAAGGAACCGACTTGTTCTCACCTTCGCGGCGGCTTCTGGTCTCAACGGCAGAGCTCAAAAGTTCGAAACTTTACCCTCCTCTGGGGTTAGCAACAACGGTAACGGTCACTACAGCTCTGCTAATTCATCTCTCGCCTTGGAAGATGTGGAGAGCAACAACCATTTGCGTCAGCTGGTCAGAACCGGGGAGCTAGAGGAAGGTTTCAAGTTCCTCGAGAACATGGTTTACCACGGGAACGTCCCCGACATCATCCCTTGCACGACCCTGATCCGCGGCTTCTGCAGGATGGGGAAGACGAAGAGAGCCGCCAAGGTCTTGGAGATTCTCGAAGGCTCCGGCGCCGTTCCCGACGTGATAACTTACAACGTGATGATCAGCGGATACTGCAAAGCAGGGGAGATTAACAGCGCCTTGTCTCTTCTCGATAGGATGAGTGTTTCTCCCGATGTCGTCACTTACAACACGATCTTGCGTTCTCTTTGCGATGGTGGGAAGCTCAAGCAGGCCATGGAGGTACTCGATAGGCAGCTGAAGAGAGATTGTTACCCTGATGTGATCACTTACACTATACTGATAGAAGCTACTTGCAAAGAGAGCGGTGTTGAGGAGGCGATGAAGCTTttggatgagatgagggatAAAGGGTGTGCGCCTGACGTTGTGACTTATAATGTTTTGGTGAATGGGATATGTAAAGAAGGGAGGTTGGATGAGGCGATTAAGTTCTTGAACGACATGCCGTCTTACTACGGTTGTCAGCCGAATGTGATCACGCATAACATTATACTGAGGAGTATGTGTAGTACCGGGAGGTGGATGGATGCTGAGAAGCTTCTTGCTGATATGCTGCGTAAAGGCTTTTCGCCGAGCGTCGTCACTTTCAACATCTTGATTAACTTCTTGTGCAGGAAAGGTTTGCTTGGCAGGGCGATTGATGTTTTGGAGAAGATGCCTAAGCATGGATGCCAGCCGAACTCCTTGAGTTACAACCCGTTGCTCCACGGGTTCTgcaaggagaagaagatggagagagCGGTAGAGTATTTGGAGAGGATGGTCTCTCGTGGCTGTTATCCGGATATTGTGACTTACAACACTATGCTGACGGCTTTGTGCAAAGACGGGAAGGTTGAAGATGCGGTTGAGATACTTAACCAGCTTAGTAGCAAGGGGTGTTCGCCTGTGCTGATCACTTATAATACTGTTATTGATGGGCTTGCGAAAGCAGGGAAGACGGGGAAGGCGATAAAACTGCTGGATGAGATGCGTGCGAAAGATCTGAAGCCTGACACTATCACATATTCCTCGCTTGTTGGAGGTTTGAGCAGGGAAGGGAAAGTGGACGAGGCTATTAAGTTTTTCCATGAGTTTGAGCGGATGGGCGTTAGGCCAAACGCAGTCACCTTCAACTCTGTGATGCTGGGGCTCTGCAAGACTCGGCAGACGGACCGTGCCATTGATTTCTTGGTTTATATGATCAACAGAGGGGTTAAACCGACTGAGACATCGTACACTATTCTGATAGAAGGCATAGCTTATGAAGGTATGGCAAAGGAAGCTCTGGAGCTGCTCAATGAGCTTTGTAACAAGGGACTCATGAAGAGAAGCTCGGCAGAGCAAGTTGCAGGGAAATGTAGTAGTAAGTAG